A portion of the Deltaproteobacteria bacterium RBG_16_64_85 genome contains these proteins:
- a CDS encoding efflux transporter periplasmic adaptor subunit, which translates to MKKRGAFTIVAIAVAVVLGGAFIYRVSHIVTGGKPATAEKKETVAAGTASEGKEGGDKQSRGVRLKPEILQDRAVVVEIAKKVTLGGLVAATGKVESNADRTAHVSPRIPGKIVWAGASLGDTVAAGQVLARLDSVELGEALSAYYKARSRVGLAKANMERIRTLVEKKIAARKEILQAETEYQTAMSELHADEERLRLYGLSPSEFEEHTEEKRILLPVHSPIAGVVTGKHTTVGELADPSKNLFTVADLSSVWVLVDVNERDLAKIEKGRTAAVKVGAFPDKVFRGRVTYIADLVDDATRTVKARIEVANPGRKLKPEMFATVELVIPPSGRPVLAVPEEAVVEMEGKKLLFITGDDVEFLPREITTGAKGGSWTEITAGLKEGERYAAKGGFLLKSELKKGELGEE; encoded by the coding sequence ATGAAAAAGAGGGGGGCCTTTACGATCGTTGCGATCGCGGTCGCCGTCGTCCTGGGCGGCGCTTTTATTTACCGGGTAAGCCACATCGTGACAGGAGGAAAACCGGCGACCGCGGAAAAGAAGGAAACGGTCGCGGCCGGAACGGCCAGCGAGGGAAAGGAAGGCGGGGACAAGCAGTCCCGCGGCGTCCGTCTGAAACCGGAAATCCTGCAAGACCGCGCGGTCGTCGTGGAGATCGCGAAAAAGGTGACTCTGGGCGGTCTCGTCGCAGCGACCGGCAAGGTGGAATCCAACGCGGACCGGACCGCCCACGTCTCCCCCAGGATTCCCGGAAAGATCGTGTGGGCCGGCGCGAGCCTCGGGGACACCGTCGCCGCAGGGCAGGTCCTTGCCCGCCTGGACAGCGTGGAACTGGGGGAAGCCCTCTCCGCGTACTACAAGGCCCGGTCCCGGGTCGGCCTTGCGAAGGCCAACATGGAAAGGATAAGGACCCTGGTCGAGAAAAAGATCGCGGCCCGCAAGGAGATCCTGCAGGCGGAAACGGAATACCAGACGGCGATGTCGGAGCTCCACGCCGATGAGGAACGGCTGAGGCTCTACGGCCTCTCGCCCTCGGAATTCGAGGAGCACACGGAGGAGAAAAGAATCCTCCTCCCCGTCCACTCCCCCATCGCCGGGGTCGTGACCGGGAAGCATACGACCGTCGGTGAGCTGGCGGACCCTTCGAAAAACCTCTTCACGGTCGCCGACCTTTCCTCGGTGTGGGTGCTGGTCGACGTCAACGAGAGGGACCTGGCGAAGATCGAAAAGGGCAGGACAGCGGCCGTAAAGGTCGGGGCCTTTCCCGACAAAGTCTTTAGGGGGAGGGTGACCTACATAGCGGACCTGGTGGATGACGCCACCCGGACCGTGAAGGCGCGGATCGAGGTGGCGAACCCGGGCCGGAAGCTCAAGCCCGAGATGTTCGCCACGGTGGAGCTGGTCATCCCCCCGAGCGGCCGGCCGGTGTTGGCCGTCCCCGAGGAGGCCGTCGTCGAAATGGAAGGAAAGAAGCTCCTGTTCATCACCGGGGATGACGTCGAATTCCTACCCAGGGAGATCACGACCGGGGCCAAGGGGGGAAGCTGGACGGAAATCACGGCGGGCCTGAAAGAGGGAGAGCGGTACGCGGCCAAGGGCGGGTTCCTCCTGAAATCGGAACTCAAAAAAGGCGAACTCGGAGAGGAATAG
- a CDS encoding RND transporter: MVIGSKEVAGLGSSIGSTFLALLAFLLAINVATASAAEKVFGLAEVLSYALENNGAIKVLRAERGLREAGKIRAGLLPNPSLEFEGAGDFLFANEGERRFSAAWSQEILTAGKRTRRLKVAGKELEEYGYRIADAERLLSEEVKIAFYDLLLAEHRLNLAGRLVEINEQLLRVARDRFEAGDIPELEVNLARVEVARSRGRKTEAEREIEPRRLNLFSSMGLPPGSEVAITGPLEKKGGSTRIEDLKALALARRPDLMALAVEKEKAEAEILLAKAEGIPNVTAMLSLEREDSSLNVGDITAKDRDKLVGLKLSVPLPLFDRNQAGKKEAITRRTSAENRYLSARKNVERAVEAAFSRLMSTGKSLSIYDKDIFPQIEENLQLTREAYRLGEVGFLSVIEEQRKFLEVNEGYLSALHEWNTEMARLTAAAGGEIE, translated from the coding sequence ATGGTCATCGGTTCAAAGGAGGTGGCGGGATTGGGTTCTTCCATCGGATCAACGTTTTTGGCTCTGCTCGCTTTCCTGCTCGCGATAAACGTCGCGACGGCATCCGCCGCGGAGAAGGTCTTCGGTCTGGCGGAGGTCCTCTCCTACGCCTTGGAAAACAACGGGGCGATCAAGGTTTTGCGCGCCGAGAGGGGGCTGCGCGAGGCGGGGAAGATCCGGGCGGGCCTGCTCCCCAACCCTTCCCTGGAGTTCGAGGGCGCCGGCGATTTCCTCTTCGCGAACGAGGGCGAAAGGAGATTCTCCGCCGCCTGGTCCCAGGAGATCCTGACCGCCGGAAAAAGGACCAGGAGGCTCAAGGTCGCCGGGAAGGAGCTGGAGGAGTACGGCTACCGGATCGCCGACGCGGAACGGCTCCTTTCCGAGGAGGTCAAAATCGCCTTCTACGATCTCCTCCTGGCCGAACATCGGTTGAACCTTGCGGGGAGACTCGTGGAGATCAACGAGCAACTTCTGCGGGTCGCCCGGGACAGGTTCGAGGCCGGGGACATCCCGGAGCTGGAAGTGAACCTGGCCCGCGTGGAAGTGGCCAGGAGCCGGGGACGCAAGACGGAAGCGGAACGGGAAATCGAGCCGAGGCGGTTGAATCTCTTTTCCTCGATGGGCCTCCCACCGGGCTCGGAGGTCGCAATCACGGGCCCGCTCGAAAAAAAGGGGGGGTCGACCCGTATCGAAGATCTCAAGGCGCTGGCGCTTGCCCGGAGACCGGACCTGATGGCCCTGGCGGTCGAAAAGGAAAAAGCGGAAGCGGAAATCCTCCTGGCGAAGGCGGAGGGGATTCCCAACGTGACGGCCATGCTCTCCCTGGAGCGGGAGGATTCTTCGCTGAATGTCGGAGATATCACGGCGAAAGATCGCGACAAGCTGGTGGGGCTCAAGCTGTCGGTGCCCCTCCCTCTGTTCGACCGGAACCAGGCGGGGAAGAAGGAAGCGATTACGAGGAGGACAAGCGCCGAAAACCGATACCTCTCCGCCAGGAAGAATGTCGAGAGAGCCGTGGAAGCGGCTTTTTCCCGACTGATGTCCACGGGGAAATCGCTGTCGATCTACGACAAGGACATTTTCCCCCAAATCGAGGAAAACCTCCAGTTGACCCGGGAAGCCTATCGCCTGGGGGAGGTGGGCTTTCTCTCCGTGATCGAAGAGCAAAGGAAGTTTCTCGAAGTCAACGAAGGTTACCTGTCTGCTCTCCACGAATGGAACACGGAAATGGCCCGGCTTACGGCGGCGGCGGGAGGAGAGATCGAATGA